A region from the Anaerolineae bacterium genome encodes:
- the rnc gene encoding ribonuclease III, protein MKQIDLSEFEQKFLYKFNDINILDEALSHSSFVNEQPGTDMKDNERLEFLGDAVLDLVIGHILMRRYPDIDEGDLSRMRAILVNESQLATIADKIELGRYIKLGKGEIQTNGKEKKSILADTFEAVIAAVYLDGGFDAAFKIIDAHFSSLFHLVSAPAADHDYKSRIQELVQEAHNEAPVYSVISASGPDHDKTFNVQLKVYEVVVDGSGKSKKIAEQDAAKKALEILMKNDNNT, encoded by the coding sequence ATGAAACAGATAGATCTTTCTGAATTTGAACAAAAATTTCTATATAAATTTAATGATATCAATATCCTTGATGAAGCTCTCAGCCACAGTTCGTTTGTCAATGAACAGCCTGGCACAGACATGAAAGATAACGAACGGCTTGAATTTTTGGGAGACGCCGTATTAGACCTTGTTATTGGGCATATTCTCATGCGGCGATATCCGGATATAGATGAGGGTGATCTGTCCAGAATGCGCGCTATCCTTGTTAATGAATCTCAGCTTGCAACCATTGCGGATAAAATAGAGTTGGGTCGATATATTAAATTAGGCAAGGGAGAGATTCAGACAAACGGCAAGGAAAAGAAATCAATTCTGGCTGATACGTTTGAGGCCGTTATTGCTGCTGTATATCTGGATGGCGGGTTTGACGCGGCATTTAAAATTATAGACGCTCATTTTTCATCCCTCTTTCATCTTGTTTCAGCCCCTGCAGCGGATCATGATTACAAAAGCCGGATACAGGAACTTGTCCAGGAAGCCCATAATGAAGCACCTGTTTACAGTGTCATAAGTGCAAGCGGACCGGATCATGACAAGACATTCAATGTGCAACTTAAGGTTTACGAAGTAGTTGTAGATGGTAGCGGCAAAAGTAAAAAGATCGCCGAGCAGGATGCAGCTAAAAAAGCGCTTGAAATTTTAATGAAAAATGACAATAACACATAA
- a CDS encoding radical SAM protein gives MTITHKPFIIPVFLPNVGCPHQCAFCNQTAITGKKRKTISAEKLGSYINEFLNYRRPCRKGVQIAFYGGNFLGLKSDYAGSLLNEASKFVSQGKVDSIRFSTRPDTVNNERLDSIKDFPVATIELGVQSMDDRVLTMAMRGHSSVDTEKAVCLLKERNYEIGLQMMVGLPGDDETGALETGRRIAEMKPGFVRIYPTVVLVGSVLADWYKKGEYVPLPLEQCVTLVKNLYLLFKKNRINVIRMGLQASEGLDKRSTMLAGPYHPAFGDLVYSEIFLDKAESILESKEKLHDIISIKVNPKNISKMRGLKNRNIKILKQKFHVRSVEIIPDMTLSENMLEID, from the coding sequence ATGACAATAACACATAAGCCTTTTATTATTCCTGTTTTTCTTCCCAATGTCGGATGTCCTCACCAGTGTGCTTTTTGCAATCAGACCGCAATAACAGGTAAAAAGCGAAAAACAATTTCCGCTGAAAAGCTTGGCTCGTACATTAATGAGTTTCTGAATTACAGAAGACCCTGTAGGAAAGGGGTCCAGATCGCATTCTACGGCGGAAATTTTTTAGGGCTGAAAAGTGATTATGCCGGCTCATTACTTAACGAGGCATCAAAGTTTGTAAGCCAGGGAAAGGTTGACAGCATAAGGTTTTCCACCAGGCCTGATACTGTAAACAATGAGCGGCTTGATTCTATAAAGGATTTTCCGGTTGCAACCATTGAACTTGGTGTTCAGTCCATGGATGACCGTGTGTTGACAATGGCCATGCGGGGACACAGCTCTGTTGACACGGAAAAAGCTGTTTGTTTGTTAAAAGAACGAAATTATGAGATCGGACTGCAGATGATGGTGGGGCTGCCCGGTGATGACGAAACAGGGGCTCTTGAAACAGGCCGCAGGATTGCAGAGATGAAGCCTGGTTTTGTCAGGATTTATCCCACTGTCGTCCTTGTCGGCAGTGTTCTTGCCGATTGGTATAAAAAGGGTGAATATGTTCCGTTGCCCCTTGAACAATGCGTAACCCTTGTAAAGAATCTTTATTTATTGTTTAAAAAAAACAGGATTAATGTAATACGCATGGGGCTTCAGGCGTCGGAGGGCCTTGACAAGAGGTCAACAATGCTGGCAGGGCCATATCATCCAGCCTTTGGTGACCTTGTATATTCTGAAATCTTTCTTGATAAGGCTGAATCTATACTGGAATCAAAAGAAAAATTACATGATATAATTTCAATAAAGGTTAATCCGAAAAATATTTCCAAAATGAGGGGCTTAAAAAACAGGAATATCAAAATACTAAAACAAAAATTTCACGTCAGATCGGTTGAGATTATACCTGATATGACGCTTTCAGAGAACATGCTGGAGATTGATTGA
- a CDS encoding PBP1A family penicillin-binding protein: MTKLKNASQILKKRAREEQDSYFLKIVRFLLWSILFLIIFGGFSAAGIYFYLCKDLPQISSLADYRPPLITTVFSDNSTKIAEFYKERRIVVPLPDIPQVMIDAFIAAEDARFLKHKGIDFSSIVRAFLKNIEAGTIVQGGSTITQQVTKSFFLTPERSYSRKIKEAILAYRIDKTFTKEEILFLYLNQIYLGHGAYGVEAASENYFNKPVKELNLAECSVLAGLPQAPSRYSPFRYPERAKQRQIYVLNRMVAEGYITNIQAAEAINAKLDIKPKRNWFINEAPFYTEHIRRYIEKKYGPDTLYREGLKIYTAINIDTQKTARAEIEKGLIALDKRQGYRGPLKHIAVEEIEAFSQEIQNELDKEKDLVAEEKIVTGVVISIDNINNTATVRIGNARGIIKIADMRWARKPDPEVPHYECRLEHPGDALKTGDIILARIKGKTENSDIWELALEQKANAQAALLCVENETGLVKAMIGGLGFRESQFNRATQSRRQPGSAFKPIIYAAALDKGYTPASIIIDSPIVFQDTERDFTWKPKNYGEKFYGPTLLRDALAKSRNVITIKILRDIGIDYAIDYARKLGITSNLNRDLSLALGSSGVSLFEIVRAYSVFANLGYLVEPVFITKIVDRDGNVIEQIKPEKKKVIEANTAYIMTSLLESAVNNGTGRRVRALNRPAAGKTGTTNNLHDAWFVGYTPRYITGVWVGFDDENCLGKAETGSRAASPIWLGFMKKILKDKPVRIFNVPEGIVFSKIDAETGLLPAVESKKTIFECFKEGTVPTEYTKKSDSITEPEQFYKSDM, from the coding sequence ATGACAAAACTTAAAAACGCCTCACAGATATTAAAAAAACGCGCCAGAGAGGAACAGGACAGCTATTTCTTAAAAATTGTCAGATTCCTTTTATGGTCAATACTTTTCCTTATAATATTCGGAGGATTTTCAGCTGCCGGCATTTATTTTTACCTGTGTAAAGATCTTCCTCAAATATCTTCTCTGGCAGATTACCGTCCTCCTTTGATCACAACGGTCTTTTCCGACAACAGCACAAAGATTGCCGAGTTTTATAAAGAACGCAGAATTGTGGTTCCTTTGCCTGATATCCCGCAGGTAATGATTGACGCCTTTATCGCCGCAGAGGACGCGAGATTCTTAAAACACAAAGGAATAGATTTTTCCAGCATTGTCAGAGCTTTTTTAAAAAATATCGAAGCAGGAACCATTGTTCAGGGCGGCAGCACTATTACGCAACAGGTTACAAAGTCCTTTTTTTTAACACCGGAAAGAAGTTACAGCCGGAAAATAAAAGAGGCTATCCTGGCATATAGAATAGACAAAACATTTACTAAAGAAGAAATACTTTTTTTGTATCTGAATCAAATATACTTAGGGCATGGGGCATATGGAGTAGAAGCGGCTTCCGAAAATTATTTCAATAAACCGGTCAAAGAGCTTAACCTTGCCGAATGCTCTGTTTTGGCAGGATTACCCCAGGCTCCCAGCCGATATTCCCCTTTCAGATATCCTGAAAGAGCAAAACAGCGCCAGATATATGTTTTAAATCGAATGGTTGCCGAAGGCTATATAACCAATATTCAAGCCGCGGAGGCCATAAATGCAAAGCTTGATATAAAGCCCAAACGTAACTGGTTTATTAATGAAGCTCCTTTTTACACGGAACATATAAGACGTTACATTGAAAAAAAATATGGCCCTGACACCTTATACAGGGAGGGGCTAAAAATTTATACGGCCATAAATATTGATACGCAAAAAACAGCCCGGGCAGAAATAGAAAAAGGCTTGATAGCTCTTGATAAACGTCAGGGTTACCGGGGGCCTTTAAAGCATATTGCCGTGGAAGAAATCGAAGCCTTTTCACAAGAAATTCAAAATGAGCTGGATAAAGAAAAAGACCTTGTTGCTGAAGAAAAAATCGTCACAGGCGTTGTAATCTCAATTGACAACATTAATAATACCGCGACTGTTCGCATTGGAAATGCCCGGGGTATAATAAAAATTGCCGATATGCGCTGGGCAAGAAAACCAGACCCCGAGGTCCCCCACTATGAATGCAGGCTCGAACATCCAGGAGATGCTCTAAAAACAGGAGATATTATTCTGGCCAGAATTAAAGGTAAAACAGAAAATTCAGATATATGGGAGCTTGCCCTTGAGCAGAAAGCAAATGCCCAGGCTGCCTTGCTGTGTGTTGAAAATGAAACAGGTCTTGTAAAGGCAATGATAGGGGGGCTGGGTTTCCGGGAAAGCCAGTTTAACAGAGCCACGCAATCAAGACGACAGCCTGGATCGGCTTTTAAACCGATAATATATGCGGCAGCGCTTGACAAGGGATATACACCTGCAAGCATAATAATTGATTCACCCATTGTTTTCCAGGACACGGAGCGTGACTTCACCTGGAAACCTAAGAACTATGGAGAAAAATTTTACGGCCCCACCCTTTTACGCGATGCTCTTGCAAAATCGCGCAATGTTATAACTATTAAGATTCTAAGAGATATTGGCATTGACTATGCCATAGATTACGCCAGGAAGCTCGGTATTACCTCGAATTTAAACAGAGATCTTTCATTAGCCCTTGGTTCTTCAGGAGTATCTTTGTTCGAGATAGTCAGGGCATATTCGGTTTTTGCCAATCTCGGTTATCTTGTGGAACCTGTCTTTATTACGAAAATTGTTGACAGAGATGGAAATGTTATAGAACAAATAAAACCTGAAAAGAAAAAGGTAATAGAAGCGAACACGGCCTATATCATGACAAGCCTTCTTGAAAGTGCGGTCAATAATGGAACCGGCCGCAGGGTGCGGGCATTAAACAGACCGGCTGCAGGCAAAACCGGCACAACTAACAATCTGCATGATGCCTGGTTTGTTGGATATACGCCGCGTTATATTACAGGCGTCTGGGTGGGTTTTGATGATGAAAACTGCCTTGGTAAGGCGGAAACAGGTTCCAGAGCGGCAAGCCCTATATGGCTTGGTTTTATGAAAAAAATTCTTAAAGATAAACCTGTCAGAATTTTTAATGTGCCGGAAGGGATTGTTTTCTCAAAAATTGATGCTGAAACAGGTCTGCTGCCTGCTGTTGAGTCTAAAAAGACAATTTTTGAATGCTTCAAGGAAGGAACCGTTCCAACAGAATATACAAAAAAATCGGATTCTATAACAGAACCTGAACAGTTTTATAAATCAGACATGTGA
- the hisI gene encoding phosphoribosyl-AMP cyclohydrolase, with product MIKLDFSKLGGLLPAIVQDYQSNEVLMLAFMNEEAWAATLSTGKATYYSRTRKELWVKGKTSGNMQIVKEIRIDCDNDTVLLKVEQIGGAACHMGYKSCFFKKIEHGSIKVIGKPVFDPEEIYKK from the coding sequence ATGATCAAACTTGATTTCAGTAAGCTGGGCGGTCTTTTGCCGGCCATAGTCCAGGATTATCAAAGCAACGAAGTGCTGATGCTTGCTTTTATGAATGAAGAAGCATGGGCGGCCACGCTTTCCACGGGCAAAGCCACCTATTATAGCCGCACCCGCAAGGAATTATGGGTAAAAGGCAAAACATCAGGAAATATGCAGATTGTAAAGGAAATCAGAATTGATTGTGATAATGACACTGTGCTTTTGAAAGTTGAGCAGATCGGCGGAGCCGCGTGTCACATGGGATATAAGAGCTGTTTTTTTAAAAAAATTGAACATGGGTCGATCAAGGTTATTGGGAAACCCGTGTTTGACCCTGAGGAGATATATAAAAAATGA